In one window of Malassezia japonica chromosome 9, complete sequence DNA:
- a CDS encoding uncharacterized protein (EggNog:ENOG503NW1S; COG:J) gives MTAPAASADVQTAIFKKLYPVDFLRRHLDEQVREDGRAPAEFRAASVATGILSQSNGSALVRFGSGTMVTAAVQAQVTEPHHDRPNEGFIVPSLDLSPLCSPQYKPGPPSDDAQCMAHYLQLFLDQSLAVSRESLCIEPGVAAWALHVDVVVVSADGNVLDAAALAVVAALADCRLPTLLQCSGPSSCVFSRERNQKLDLRVWPVLSTFGLYDSTYILADPAAFEESLLSAHMHIGMTEADDDADVFFVRLAGNAMAAKAGPQVLRNEALLEQCIHAARARAAVLRNLLRESLKQ, from the exons ATGACGGCGccagcggcgagcgccgatGTGCAGACGGCCATCTTCAAGAAGCTATATCCCGTCGACTTTCTGCGCCGGCACCTGGACGAGCAGGTGCGTGAGGAtgggcgtgcgcctgccgagttccgcgcggcgtcggtcgccACTGGCATTCTGTCGCAGAGCAACGGCAGTGCCTTGGTGCGCTTCGGCAGCGGCACCATGGTCAccgcggcggtgcaggcgcaggtcACCGAGCCTCATCACGACCGCCCGAACGAAGGATTTATCGTCCCGAGCCTTGACTTGTCCCCGCTCTGCTCGCCGCAGTACAAGCCGGGGCCGCCGTCGGACGACGCCCAGTGCATGGCGCACTACTTGCAGCTCTTTCTCGATCAGTCGCTCGccgtctcgcgcgagtCGCTCTGCATCGAGCCCGGCGTGGCGGCGTgggcgctgcacgtcgaTGTCGTCGTCGTGAGTGCCGACGGCaacgtgctcgacgccgcggcgctcgcagtcgttgcggcgctcgccgactgCCGCCTGCCGACGCTGCTGCAGTGCAGCGGCCCCTCGTCGTGTGTCTTttcgcgcgagcgcaaccAGAAGCTGGACCTGCGCGTGTGGCCGGTCCTGTCGACGTTTGGCCTCTACGACTC CACCTATATCCTTGCGGACCCTGCAGCATTCGAAGAGTCGCTCCTCTCGGCGCACATGCACATCGGCAtgaccgaggcggacgacgacgcggacgTCTTTttcgtgcgcctcgcagGGAATGCCAtggcggccaaggcgggTCCCCAGGTGCTCCggaacgaggcgctgctcgagcagtgCATCCACGCGGCacgggcgcgtgcggccgtgctgcgcaatctgctgcgcgagtcgcTGAAGCAGTGA
- a CDS encoding uncharacterized protein (COG:J; EggNog:ENOG503NWID): MPDQSCPPTSAEADCAMDVTNDVPMAPASTESPPVPAAGAEKDENEPMSDVETKLAMLERRVQQLEEQVRAGVRSSPAPPTPLKREAAFTPDVFNPFWDEIVEGPSVPGAHAFPEAVLHNKKQTPPTDAVGPSFEEQWSLVHAPGMSSVTMTPGWNDASPLSTWPAPLWTVPSDDLVPSSVRRLPSPPLPPTKELVADVMSRDAQDASVTLQLLLKNGSEGQRAEIVDTIKPQLRKLASDKNGGYLVQRALTLDMELAWALRGSFALLSLSPYGALVVRRVLDGDEPLRLAVVQDLLSDRLCQTLTARNAIPVWHKVLRLAWPDHVLDTLRTAIHTMFRGRWADLATDEIGSTLCQKLMEYGHVPEHGACVTELMNRFVSCVCDQWGVWVIQYLVEHGSEAMQRRVACSVFSHLGAVSLSVYGSRAIQAMLRATPQVVAAEYAERLCQLPTVRSHLGSLRPLLIDLALTQQGLPIIAQLLTTAGLPRRTEILNVVRKNAPILQGNKSGMRVVLLCDRARAFTGYERA; the protein is encoded by the exons ATGCCCGACCAGAGCTGCCCCCCTACGAGTGCCGAAGCGGACTGCGCGATGGACGTCACGAACGATGTTCCTATGGCGCCCGCATCTACCGAGTCTCCTCCCGTgcccgcggccggcgctgAAAAGGATGAGAATGAACCTATGAGCGACGTCGAGACCAAGCTCgcgatgctcgagcgccgcgtccagcagctcgaggagcaggtgcgtgccggcgtgcgttcctcgccggcgccacCTACGCCGCTCAAGCGCGAGGCAGCCTTTACGCCGGACGTGTTCAATCCGTTTTGGGACGAGATCGTCGAGGGTCCGAGCGTGCCAG GTGCCCATGCGTTCCccgaggccgtgctgcaCAACAAGAAGCAGACCCCTCCAAccgacgccgtcggccCCTCGTTTGAGGAGCAGTGGTCGCTGGTGCACGCGCCTGGCATGTCGTCTGTCACGATGACGCCCGGCTGGAACGACGCGTCTCCGCTGTCGAcgtggccggcgcctcTCTGGACCGTGCCCTCGGACGATCtggtgccgagcagcgtgcgcaggctGCCTTCCCCCCCACTGCCGCCTACCAAGGAGCTTGTAGCGGACGTGATGTCGCGCGATGCTCAGGATGCAAGCGTcacgctgcagctcctgctgAAGAACGGCAGCGAgggccagcgcgccgaaaTTGTGGACACCATCAAGCCCCAGCTGAGGAAACTTGCCTCGGACAAGAATGGGGGCTAcctcgtgcagcgtgcgctaACGCTCGACATGGAGCTTGCGTGGGCGCTGCGTGGCTCGTTTGCGCTGCTGTCTCTGtcgccgtacggcgcgctggtcgtccgccgcgtgctggatggcgacgagccgctgcgcctcgcggtcgtcCAGGACCTGCTGAGCGACCGCCTGTGCCAGACGCTCACGGCGCGCAATGCGATCCCAGTCTGGCACAAGGTCCTGCGCCTTGCGTGGCCCGACCATGTCCTGGACACGCTGCGGACTGCGATCCACACCATGTTCCGCGGCCGGTGGGCGGATCTGGCGACGGACGAGATCGGGAGCACCCTCTGCCAGAAGCTTATGGAGTACGGGCACGTCCCTgagcacggcgcgtgcgtcACGGAGCTCATGAACCGCTTTGTGTCGTGCGTGTGCGACCAGTGGGGCGTGTGGGTGATCCAGTacctggtcgagcacggAAGCGAGGCGATGCAACGGCGTGTTGCGTGCAGCGTCTTTAGccacctcggcgcggtgagCCTCTCGGTGTatggctcgcgcgcgatcCAAGCGatgctgcgtgcgacgccCCAGGTGGTTGCCGCCGAGtatgccgagcgcctgtgccagctgccgacggtgcgcagccACCTTGGCTCGCTGCGTCCGCTGCTGatcgacctcgcgctcacgcagcaAGGCTTGCCGATCATTGCACAGCTTCTCACGACGGCCGGCCTTCCCCGGCGTACCGAGATCTTGAACGTGGTGCGCAAGAATGCGCCCATCCTCCAAGGCAACAAGAGCGGGATGCGTGTCGTGCTGCTCTGTG ATCGTGCGCGCGCGTTTACTGGGTATGAGCGGGCGTAG
- a CDS encoding uncharacterized protein (EggNog:ENOG503P0VR; TransMembrane:5 (i89-116o155-176i188-211o271-289i310-330o); COG:S): MGAPPTPVPHGTDPEPDTRREDPDIELASDVGETEGLGVSRNAWADDDVENEIPLTTPFLASTMAWQSVPSHNASDAPLPMSASDRVRLVLRTAGMLAALLVGSILSVVLIVWLALPVFADEDRSALRIPRTFEQLQALNGVLQNYSHTHFVRVMIAWTTIYLFLQTFSVPGSMYMSILAGAMWGMPVALPLVCVCIATGSTLCFLLSRYAGQVLYVIPRWEQRIAAWTVVVQQYDNNMLSYLTVLRMMPVPPDFVINIVAPHLGVEIKTFWLSSFLGVISMTLIHTAIGEELSDMSSSSDFHLFSLKNMLIILVVGIAMVVPVLVKRYVQPPEDPESTHGPIHLDDAPEPAARTWRERARSGVQRLLTMIHPSWRSSNRAVDAVRIDDAYGSDGEFGDESISAWRTVTRDTHATGRALETMPSLATDDAFNSDESDVEDERGVHSMFDAPTASPSNWPARAAHYAQHSAQFADHAPNAARRLLQRLGVSL, encoded by the exons ATGGGAGCACCGCCGACCCCCGTGCCGCACGGCACGGATCCTGAGCCCGACACGCGCCGTGAAGACCCCGACATTGAGCTTGCATCGGATGTAGGCGAGACGGAAGGACTTGGCGTGAGCCGGAACGCGTgggcggacgacgacgtcgagAACGAGATTCCCCTCACGACGCCCTTTTTGGCGTCGACCATGGCGTGGCAGTCTGTCCCGTCTCATAATGCGAGCGATGCACCTCTGCCGATGAGTGCATCGGACCGTGTGCGGCTGGTCCTTCGCACGGCCGGCatgcttgcggcgctcctggtCGGCAGTATTCTGTCCGTGGTGCTTATTGTCTGGCTCGCGCTGCCCGTctttgccgacgaggaccgctccgcgctgcgcatcccACGCACCTTTGAGCAGCTCCAAGCCCTGAACGGAGTCTTGCAAAACTACAGTCATACCCATTTTGTCCGTGTGATGATCGCCTGGACTACGATCTATTTGTT TTTGCAGACCTTTTCCGTGCCAGGCTCCATGTACATGAGCATTCTCGCAGGCGCCATGTGGGGCATGCCGGTTGCACTGCCGCTGGTCTGCGTGTGCATTGCAACGGGCTCGACACTGTGCTTCCTGCTGAGCCGCTACGCCGGCCAGGTGCTCTACGTGATTCCGCGCTGGGAGCAGCGCATTGCGGCCTGGACGGTCGTCGTGCAGCAGTACGATAACAATATGCTGTCCTACCTTACCGTGCTCCG CATGATGCCGGTGCCTCCAGACTTTGTGATCAACATTgtcgcgccgcacctcggcgtcgaAATCAAAACGTTTTGGCTCTCGTCGTTCCTCGGCGTGATTTCCATGACGCTCATCCACAcggcgatcggcgaggagctgaGCGAcatgtcgagctcgagcgacttTCACCTCTTTAGCCTCAAGAACATGCTCATTATTCTCGTCGTGGGTATCGCCATGGTCGTGCCCGTGCTGGTCAAGCGGTACGTCCAGCCGCCCGAGGACCCCGAGAGCACCCACGGCCCGATCCACCTTGAcgatgcgcccgagcctgctgcgcggacgtggcgcgagcgcgctcggAGCGGCGTACAGCGCTTGCTCACCATGATCCATCCTtcgtggcgctcgtccaATCGAGCagtcgacgcggtgcgcatcgacgaTGCATacggcagcgacggcgagtTTGGCGACGAGTCTATCTCTGCGTGGCGCACCGTCACCCGCGACACTCACGCGACGGGCCGCGCCCTCGAGACGATGCCGAGTCTCGCGACGGACGACGCATTCAACAGCGACGAAAGCGACGTGGAGGACGAGCGTGGGGTCCACTCCATGTTTGACGCGCccaccgcctcgccctccaactggccggcgcgcgcggcacactATGCCCAGCATTCGGCGCAGTTTGCAGATCATGCGCCAAATGCCGCACGGCGGTTGCTACAGCGTTTGGGTGTATCTTTGTAG
- the PRE6 gene encoding proteasome endopeptidase complex (EggNog:ENOG503NWE5; COG:O; MEROPS:MER0016363) produces the protein MSRSYDRVDYALEAVRKGTCAVGIRGKDVVVLGVEKKSLQQLQDPRTVRKTAMLDDHICLAFAGLNADARVLIDKARIECQSHRLTVEDPVSVDFITRYIAGVQQKYTQSGGMRPFGISTLIIGFDPNDTVPRLYQTEPSGMYSAWKANAIGRSSKTVREFLEKNYKDDMSQEESIKLTIKSLLEVVQTGAKNIEIALMTGHGEVRTLELSEIEEVVKAIEVEQEAEAERRRTRLAATASAAASMSGGNA, from the exons ATGTCGCGTTCCTACGACAGAG TAGActatgcgctcgaggcggtgcgcaaggGTACGTGCGCTGTCGGCATCCGCGGTAAGGATGTCGTCGTGCTTGGTGTTGAGAAAAAGAgtctgcagcagctgcaaGACCCTAGGACGGTGCGCAAGACGgcgatgctcgacgaccaCATCTGCCTTGCGTTTGCCGGCCTGAacgccgatgcgcgcgtcctcatcgacaaggcgcgcatcgagtgCCAGTCGCACCGCTTGACTGTGGAAGACCCGGTGTCGGTCGACTTCATCACGCGCTACATTGCTGGTGTCCAGCAGAAATACACCCAGTCGGGCGGTATGCGTCCGTTTGGTATTTCGACGCTGATCATCGGCTTCGACCCCAACGACACGGTTCCGCGTCTGTACCAGACCGAGCCGTCGGGCATGTACTCTGCCTGGAAGGCGAACGCCATCGGCCGCTCGTCCAAGACCGTGCGTGAGTTCTTGGAGAAGAACTACAAAGACGACATGTCGCAGGAGGAGTCGATCAAGCTCACCATCAAGAGCCTGCTTGAGGTCGTGCAGACCGGTGCAAAGA ACATCGAGATCGCGCTGATGACTGGCCACGGCGAAGTGCGG ACCCTCGAGTTGTCCGAAATCGAAGAGGTGGTCAAGGCCATCGAGGTCGAgcaagaggccgaggcggagcgccgccgcacgcgtctcgctgcgacggcgagcgccgcggcgtccaTGTCGGGCGGAAATGCGTAG
- the EGD2 gene encoding GAL4 enhancer protein (EggNog:ENOG503NYAS; COG:U): MSIEEISDDVKDLKVQDAGADAEDTEVGVPDRVQSRAERKSRKALQNIGLKRIPDIKRVTLRRPRGHLYVVANPDVYKSAVSDVYIVFGEVKNEDMSAFAQAQAAQQMLAAEAQEKGADGAASTEPQFNAADLASSKKVEEEEEDDDTPIDETGVDAKDVDLVIEQVSCSRRKAVKALKENNGDLINAIMSLS, from the exons ATGTCTATTGAGGAAATTTCGGACGACGTGAAGGAC CTCAAGGTCCAGGATGCCGGTGCTGACGCCGAGGACACCGAGGTCGGTGTGCCTGACCGCGTGCagtcgcgcgccgagcgcaagagCCGCAAGGCCCTGCAGAACATTGGTCTCAAGCGCATTCCTGACATCAAGCGCGTGACTCTCCGCCGCCCCCGTGGT CACCTGTACGTTGTCGCCAACCCCGACGTGTACAAGTCGGCTGTCTCCGACGTGTACATTGTGTTCGGTGAGGTGAAGAACGAGGACATGAGCGCCTTTGCCCAGGCCCAGGCCGCCCAGCAgatgctcgccgccgaggcgcaggagaAGGGTGCCGACGGTGCTGCCAGCACCGAGCCCCAGTTCAACGCTGCGGACCTTGCCTCTTCGAAGaaggtcgaggaggaggaggaggacgatgACACTCCCATCGACGAGACTGGTGTGGACGCCAAGgacgtcgacctcgtcATCGAGCAGGTGtcgtgctcgcgccggAAGGCCGTCAAGGCTCTCAAGGAGAACAACGGCGACCTGATCAACGCCATCATGAGCCTCAGCTAA
- the ISA2 gene encoding [4Fe-4S] proteins maturation (COG:C; COG:U; EggNog:ENOG503P4Q9; BUSCO:EOG09265G5K), giving the protein MSMLQRGLRGALRSVPSASTARVGGLSMQSSISYVPRNLGRPALHLPVPPRASVRLASTLVAKPEHPEDETVMEGDTPLVHLTERAVQKIRSVAEADSDPNVGLRIIVEPGGCHGYMYKLEITSGTEEDDFVFDDGGARIIVDSFSLGLVKGSTIDYVTELIGSQFAIKDNPQAKGSGCGCGVSWEPVL; this is encoded by the exons ATGTCGATGTTGCAGCGGGGATTgcgtggcgcgctgcgcagcgtgccaTCAGCGAGCACAGCGCGGGTCGGAGGCCTGAGTATGCAGAGTTCGATTTCCTACGTTCCTCGGAACCTGGGCCGGCCGGCACTGCACCTTC CTGTGCCACCGAGGGCGTctgtgcgcctcgcctcgacgctcgtcgccaaGCCGGAGCACCCGGAGGACGAGACTGTGATGGAGGGAGACACGCCTCTTGTTCACCTTACTGAGCGCGCTGTCCAG AAAATTCGCTCGGTTGCGGAAGCAGACAGCGACCCGAACGTGGGACTGCGCATCATTGTCGAGCCGGGAGGATGCCACGGATATATGTACAAGCTCGAGATCACAAGCGGAACCGAAGAGGACGACTT TGTCTTTGACGATGGTGGCGCTCGGATCATCGTGGACAGCTTCTCGCTCGGCCTGGTCAAAGGCAGCACGATCGACTATGTTACCGAGTTGATTGGGAGCCAGTTCGCCATCAAGGACAATCCGCAGGCGAAGGGCAGCGGCTGTGGCTGCGGCGTGAGCTGGGAGCCGGTCTTGTGA
- a CDS encoding uncharacterized protein (EggNog:ENOG503Q6EI; MEROPS:MER0034960; COG:T) yields the protein MSAERAAKFTEDGFPPLPDAMAEQYTMTRETLGYGTFAVVMVCVTKTTGTKRAVKIIARKPLCSAKDHDNVEVLPARLARDEIQILLNIHHPNMYVCRTALTFSIRLWDFYETDDALFLVTDLCEGGELFDTIVRRVSYDEYDARIVMREVLQGVAYLHKKNIIHRDLKPENILLMKKDDINHVVISDFGLAKIMPEEGMLLTACGSPQYVAPEVLLGKGYNQQVDIWSCGVIVFALLSGYTPFYSTDVQTLFQKIVNIDYEFNPDYWSQQSEMAKDFIRKCLCEKSKRMTAAEALQHPWIEGLMVSDGKQNRGSKLKRMLDPTEPINSNNQEDTLVNQVDRMEHLQNLRRKYGTTSEAHMERLDHFLKDFKEELGDHSYDASQPKDKGKNKVNSNKVDLELHSSEGPPGTLDEHRPSGETNGTKLSYTRHYIREASSGSRAQKETKTAEVLNELLEHYRTAERPSFSRVDPTVQTRPNSSSTFERAIKMVPTLLNQGLSIGSIIASHAIYGPPKKSWGVEMSILTKTIREVSKHSDLTTIPVLQKVFDLARFLPVPEDGLVTPVTFRVKRRGLRGILAESDAKETGKRELTGEWIVGKQTWRRLQSEWQNGKRSGKERVILYIHGGAYFVMSAITHRPLTIALSKYCECRVFCVNYRLAPDTIFPGALLDCVAAWFRLIDDLHIPANNIVFAADSAGGGLAIALLMYLRDNKYPLPGGAILFSPWVDLTLSCDSWETNKEFDYLPRPNDGDHMHPVAAYLGPNFDKYLTHPYVSPLFGDMHGLPPLLIQTGDAEVLRDENILFAHKCSLAGVPVRHEIYEDCVHVFQFFLFLDASRKALQSTRHFMRTALDKRPKRQASKVTADAREQLDNEMSGGMNNAQGQRVEPATGAPKGEAQVPAEENGEQLVTIKNVEPSDDESQDWALDSNSDNDKEDQEPMEQDPPSLSTSQSTEGQQSEERNIKYKDNMQAENTQKTKMLQVQSSQNEKANNIPIKNGKANSG from the exons ATGTCGGCAGAGAGAGCTGCCAAG TTCACCGAGGATGGATTTCCCCCGTTGCCCGATGCGATGGCTGAGCAGTATACCATGACGAGGGAGACGCTCGGTTACGGGACGTTTGCTGTCGTCATGGTCTGTGTCACCAAAACGACAGGCACAAAGCGCGCGGTAAAGATTATTGCTCGCAAGCCGTTGTGCTCGGCAAAAGACCACGATAATGTCGAGGTTCTGCCTGCGCGCCTGGCTCGCGACGAGATCCAAATCTTGCTCAATATCCATCACCCGAACATGTATGTATGCCGCACGGCACTGACATTCAGTATCCGGCTCTGGGACTTTTACGAGACGGACGACGCCTTGTTTCTGGTCACGGACCTGTGCGAGGGTGGCGAACTTTTTGACACcatcgtgcggcgcgtgagCTACGATGAGTATGATGCGCGCATCGTAATGCGCGAGGTTCTGCAGGGCGTGGCTTACCTGCACAAGAAGAACATCATCCATCGCGATCTAAAGCCGGAAAACATTCTCTTGATGAAGAAGGACGACATTAACCACGTCGTGATTTCCGACTTTGGCCTGGCGAAAATTATGCCAGAAGAGGGGATGCTGCTCACAGCCTGTGGCTCGCCCCAATACGTCGCCCCG GAAGTGCTTTTGGGTAAGGGGTACAACCAGCAAGTCGATATTTGGTCCTGCGGTGTGATTGTGTTCGCACTCCTTTCGGGCTATACGCCGTTTTACTCGACCGATGTACAGACGCTCTTCCAAAAGATTGTTAACATCGACTACGAGTTCAATCCAGACTATTGGTCGCAGCAGAGTGAGATGGCCAAGGACTTTATCCGCAAGTGTCTCTGCGAAAAGTCGAAGCGCATGActgcggccgaggcgctccagcaCCCTTGGATCGAAGGGTTGATGGTGTCGGATGGCAAGCAGAACCGTGGGTCGAAGCTCAagcgcatgctcgaccCGACGGAGCCGATCAACAGCAATAACCAGGAAGACACGTTGGTCAACCAGGTGGACCGCATGGAACACTTGCAGAATCTGCGCCGCAAGTACGGCACGACATCAGAAGCGCACATGGAGCGTCTCGACCACTTCCTCAAGGATTTTAAGGAGGAACTCGGCGATCACAGTTATGATGCATCGCAGCCCAAGGACAAGGGCAAGAACAAGGTGAACTCGAACAaggtcgacctcgagctccACTCGTCCGAGGGCCCACCAGGCACGCTGGACGAGCACCGGCCCTCGGGTGAGACAAACGGAACCAAGCTCTCCTACACGCGCCACTATATTCGCGAAGCGTCTTCTGGATCGCGTGCGCAGAAGGAGACCAAGACTGCCGAGGTGCTTAACGAGCTTTTGGAGCACTACCGCACCGCGGAGCGCCCCTCGTTCTCGCGTGTGGATCCTACGGTGCAGACGCGTCCGAATAGCAGCTCGACGTTCGAGCGTGCGATCAAGATGGTGCCGACCTTGTTGAACCAGGGTCTCTCAATCGGCAGCATCATTGCCTCGCATGCCATTTACGGGCCGCCGAAGAAGTCGTGGGGTGTCGAGATGTCGATTTTGACCAAGACCATCCGTGAAGTATCTAAGCACTCGGACTTGACTACGATCCCCGTGCTGCAAAAGGTCTTTGATCTTGCGCGTTTCCTTCCTGTGCCGGAAGATGGTCTGGTTACCCCTGTCACATTCCGTGTCAAGCGCCGTGGTCTTCGTGGCATTCTTgccgagagcgacgcgaaAGAGACGGGCAAGCGCGAGCTTACCGGAGAATGGATTGTCGGGAAGCAGACCTGGCGGCGTCTTCAGAGCGAGTGGCAGAATGGTAAGCGGTCCGGCAAAGAGCGTGTTATCTTGTACATTCATGGTGGCGCCTATTTCGTCATGTCTGCCATTACGCACCGCCCTCTGACCATTGCTTTGAGCAAGTACTGTGAGTGCCGAGTGTTTTGTGTCAACTACCGCTTGGCCCCCGACACCATCTTCCCCGGCGCACTGCTCGACTGTGTCGCGGCGTGGTTCCGATTGATTGACGATCTGCACATTCCTGCAAACAATATTGTGTTTGCGGCTGACAGCGCTGGTGGTGGTTTGGCAATTGCACTGCTTATGTACTTGCGGGATAACAAATACCCCCTCCCCGGCGGTGCGATCCTGTTTAGTCCGTGGGTGGATCTTACTCTTTCTTGTGACTCGTGGGAGACAAACAAAGAGTTTGACTACCTCCCGCGCCCGAACGATGGCGATCATATGCACCCGGTCGCTGCGTATCTGGGCCCCAACTTTGACAAGTATTTGACGCACCCCTACGTCAGTCCGCTCTTTGGTGACATGCATGGACTTCCACCGCTCCTCATCCAGACGGGCGACGCTGAGGTGCTGCGTGACGAAAACATCTTGTTCGCGCACAAGTGCTCGCTCGCTGGCGTGCCTGTGCGTCACGAGATCTACGAAGATTGCGTACACGTTTTCCAGTTCTTCTTATTTCTGGATGCAAGTCGCAAGGCCTTGCAGAGTACGCGTCACTTTATGCGGACCGCATTGGACAAACGTCCGAAACGCCAGGCATCCAAGGTCACGGCtgatgcgcgcgagcagctcgacaaCGAGATGAGCGGTGGTATGAACAACGCTCAGGGACAAAGGGTCGAGCCTGCAACAGGGGCGCCAAAGGGCGAAGCGCAGGTGCCTGCCGAGGAGAATGGAGAGCAGCTGGTCACCATCAAGAATGTCGAGCCCAGCGACGATGAATCACAGGACTGGGCCCTGGACAGCAACAGCGACAACGACAAGGAAGACCAGGAACCGATGGAGCAAGATCCACCTTCACTCTCGACGTCGCAGAGCACCGAGGGGCAACAGTCGGAAGAAAGGAACATTAAGTACAAAGACAACATGCAAGCCGAAAACACACAGAAGACCAAGATGCTCCAGGTGCAGTCTTCCCAGAATGAAAAGGCCAACAACATTCCCATCAAAAACGGAAAAGCGAATAGCGGATAG
- a CDS encoding uncharacterized protein (TransMembrane:3 (o20-45i66-86o98-118i); EggNog:ENOG503P88Q), with product MPVSWVTEDNSVYETSLSGLTLMASSSIISPFPDLTSLSILLSIAQIINIKPHAPVKAANDISSNAYASFLFAIAIAIFIALRKLIQCTAQDQSYLLAYRSLLGAQVASVAATPTYLLQAIRKGRFSLGGLARYKYTRRDDFHLIGGVVVRRVGLVNGLLGGAGLGGAVGVLSYYGKDWVEEQKPILPATGDKPIPKEDVPK from the exons ATGCCTGTGTCTTGGGTTACGGAAGATAACTCTGTGTACGAGACGTCGCTCAGCGGCCTGAC CCTGatggcctcgagctccatTATCTCGCCGTTCCCTGACCTGACATCGCTCTCGATTCTGCTTTCGATTGCGCAGATTATCAACATTAAGCCCCATGCTCCGGTGAAGGCGGCAAACGACATTTCGTCGAACGCGTACGCGAGCTTCTT ATTTGCGATCGCGATTGCCATCTTtattgcgctgcgcaag CTCATCCAA TGCACAGCGC AAGACCAGTCGTACCTCCTTGCGTACCGCTCGCTTCTCG GTGCGCAGGTGGCTAGCGTCGCTGCGACCCCGACCTACCTTCTCCAGGCGATTCGCAAGGGTCGTTTCTCGCTCGGTGGCCTTGCTCGCTACAAGTAT ACCCGCCGCGATGACTTCCACCTCATTGGTGGTGTTGTTG tgcgccgcgtgggTCTTGTCAACGGCCTGCTGGGTGGTGCTGGTCTCGGTGGTGCGGTCGGTGTGCTTTCCTACTACGGCAAGGACTGGGTGGAAGAGCAGAAGCCCATTCTGCCCGCCACTGGCGACAAGCCCATCCCTAAGGAGGATGTGCCGAAGTAA